A single Cryptococcus neoformans var. grubii H99 chromosome 7, complete sequence DNA region contains:
- a CDS encoding allergen: MSGVTQGVKEFFSKSSKPETTEVCTDTAPEVVQEHIRPQERVETAEAVDRERHVHHLQHRLQPVEDKQTLDTKHINTTEPVIAREHKEEMRPEHQEALAKQRNLAQDTRSTGAVEKSGEHVGTALNEHQHHHIHETVQPVVQRETVDPTVVHKTKAVHERVEDAPIVHEVTTLPTISADKYAKNKSSLEGEGEHCSTFEGAPQVAGQSSNVSAENAAPDATSTGGHHSSKTQAL, encoded by the exons ATGTCCGGCGTTACCCAAGGTGTCAAGGAATTCTTCTCTAAGTCTAGCAAGCCCGAAACCACTGAA GTCTGCACAGACACCGCCCCCGAGGTCGTCCAGGAGCATATCAGGCCTCAAGAACGTGTTGAGACCGCTGAAGCCGTCGACCGCGAGCGACATGTTCACCACCTTCAA CACCGACTTCAGCCTGTTGAGGACAAGCAGACCCTCGACACCAAACATATCAACACCACCGAACCTGTGATCGCCCGAGAACACaaggaggaaatgagacCTGAACATCAGGAGGCTCTTGCGAAGCAGAGGAACTTGGCTCAGGACACTCGATCTACTGGTGCGGTCGAAAAGAGCGGAGAGCACGTGGGTACTGCTCTCAATGAGCACCAACACCACCACATCCACGAGACCG TCCAACCTGTTGTTCAACGCGAGACTGTTGACCCCACCGTTGTCCACAAGACCAAGGCCGTCCACGAGAGGGTTGAGGACGCCCCTATTGTCCACGAGGTCACCACCCTCCCCACCATCTCAGCTGATAAGTACGCTAAGAACAAGTCTTCTCTCGAAGGCGAGGGTGAGCACTGCAGTACTT TCGAGGGCGCCCCTCAAGTTGCTGGCCAGTCTTCCAACGTATCCGCTGAAAATGCCGCCCCCGACGCCACTTCCACTGGTGGCCATCACTCCAGCAAGACCCAGGCTCTCTAA
- a CDS encoding antiphagocytic protein 1, whose protein sequence is MMSSATAELCFDCANCVEMLPKGTTKSVTRPEILERLTRIENHIEVQTALLSTMAASKDYEKKVYTDDDDELEEPEVQLCNMTCEMAALKTYKPQTKVSNHKIVIEAALGRLDHVNGESSIRWAQSVILGLQAAETLQNDKQMMELARVIGCLEACELRWAGDWRAGVASITLKELRTLMI, encoded by the exons ATGATGTCCTCTGCCACTGCTGAACTTTGCTTTGACTGTGCCAACTGTGTTGAAATGCTTCCCAAGGGGACGACGAAGTCGGTCACC AGACCCGAGATCTTAGAAAGGCTAACCAGAATCGAGAATCATATTGAAGTCCAAACTGCGTTACTCAGCACTATGGCCGCAAGCAAAGATtacgagaagaaggtataTActgatgacgacgatgagTTG GAGGAACCCGAGGTACAACTTTGCAACATGACTTGCGAGATGGCCGCTCTGAAAACCTACAAACCACAAACCAAAGTCTCAAACCATAAGATCGTCATTGAGGCTGCTCTCGGTCGACTCGACCATGTGAATGGGGAAAGCAGCATTAGATGGGCCCAATCAGTTATACTTGGCCTGCAGGCAGCCGAAACGCTGCAAAATGATAAGCAAATGATGGAGCTCGCAAGGGTTATAGGGTGTCTAGAGGCCTGTGAACTTCGTTGGGCAGGGGACTGGAGAGCTGGTGTGGCATCCATCACATTGAAGGAGCTGCG